One Gordonia pseudamarae genomic window, CGACGGTGGTGAATTCCTGCACGATGACCGCGGCGGACCCTTTGTCCCACACCTCGGCGATGCGCCCGCGTGTGGTGGCCTTGCCGGAAGCGGGGATCGGGCGATGGACACTCACCTGCTGGCCCGCGTGCACCACCTTGGCCAGGTCGATGTCGATACCGGGAAACACCACCGTCGGGGCCTCGGTGGCGTGGAAGGTGGGGGCCACTGTCGCGAACGACGGCAGCACCTTGGGCGCCGAATCGTGGACATAGCCGAGACCGGCCTCGTCCATCGGGTCGGCGGCGGCGCCCACCGCGAGGTTGTACAGCGCGACATCGGAGGCCGACCAGCTGTAGGAGTCTTCGCCGATGTCGGCGCCGATGGCGATATCAGGATTGATGGGCACGGTTCATGCTCCCTTCGCGGCCGGTGACGTGGCCGGATTCCCGGCCTTCTCGGCGGCATCGAGCGCGGCGAGATAGCCGAACACCAGTGCGGGGCCGATGGTGGCGCCGGGACCGGCATAGGTGTGGCCCATCACCGGGGCGCTGGTGTTGCCCGCCGCGTACAGGCCGTCGATGACCGAACCGTCGGGACGCAGGGCGCGGCCCGCGGCATCGGTATCGATGCCGCCCTTGGTGCCGAGGTCGCCGGGCACCATCTTGACCGCGTAGAACGGGGCTCTGTCGACGGGGCCCAGGCTGGGGTTGGGTTTGTTGGTCGGGTCGCCGTAGTAGTGGTCGTAACCGCTCTTGCCCCGGCCGAAGTCCTCGTCGACACCCGCGCGGGCGAATCCGTTGAATCGTTCGGTCGTGGCGGTGAGCGCCTCGACGGGCACACCGATCTTGCCGGCCAGCTCGGTGAGCGTGGCGGCCTTGACCACCACACCTGATTCGAGCCACTTGCGCGGCAGCGATTGGCGGGCGTTGACGCCGGCGAACAGATACCGGTTACGGCAGCGCTGATCCATGATCAGCCAGGCCGGGACGTTGACGCCCGGGCCTTCGCCCTGGCCGAACTCACCGCCGTACATCCGGTGCACCGCCTCGACATACGGCAGTGACTCGTTCATGAAGCGCTCGCCGCGCTCGTTGACCATGAACGTGCCGGGCACCGCGCGCTCGGACAGGGCGAACCACGGGCCCTTCGGCAGCGGGATGGTCGGGCCCCACCAGGCGTCGTCCATCATCGACACCGCCGCGCCGATCTTGAGGCCGGCGGTGATGCCGTCGCCGGTGTTCGACGGTGCGCCGGTGGTCCAGTCCGAGCCGATCGGGTCGCGCTGATACTTCTTGCGCATCTCCGGGTTGTTCTCGAAGCCGCCGGAGCCGAGGATGACGCCGTAGCGCGCACGCAGCTCGATCGGTGTGCCGTTCGATTCGGCGACCACGCCGACGACACGGCCGTCCTCGGTGATCAGGTCGGTCAGGCCGGTGTTGAGTTTCACCGGCACGCCGGCCTGGCGCACGCCGAGGAACAGTTCGGCGGCCAGTGCCGCACCCATCGCGATCAGCTTCTTCTTGCGGGACTTGGCGACGAAGAACCGCCCACCGACCCGGGCGGTCCGGGCGATACCGCGCCAGTGCCGCAGACCCACGTTGAGCCAGCGGTAATCACTCTGCAGCACAACCATATTCAGTGGCGCCTTGGAATACGGCGGGTGCAGGGTTTTGAAGTCCTCGCCGAGGCGGCGGGCGTCGAACGGGGTGGGTTCGATGGACCGGCCGGCCAACCGGCCGCCGGGGGCCTCCGGGTAGTAGTCGGAGTAGTTCTTGACCCACTCGAACTCCAGCGGGGCGTGCGCCATCAGGAAGTCGAGGGCCTCGGGGCCGCGGTCGATGTAGGCGTCGATCTTCGCGGCCGGGGCGTGTTCGCCGATGATCGCGTGCACGTACTCGCGGGCCTTGGCCACGGTGTCGTCGACGCCGTCGTTCTTGAGGACCGAGTTGTTGGGGATCCACACGCCGCCGCCCGAACGGGAGGTGGAACCGCCCCAGTACGGTGACTTCTCGATGAGGATCGTCGCCAGGCCCTTACCCGCGGCGGTGATGGCCGCACTCATTCCGGCGGCGCCCGCGCCGACCACGATGACGTCGTAGGTTTCGGTTGTGCCCGCCTCGCCGGCGGTGGCGGGCTTTCCGGTGATGTCAGCCGCGCCGGTGGTGCTGGACGTTCCGGTCGTGGGGGTGCTCGGCGTGTTCGCGTCGGCCATGGGGGTCCCTTCGTTCGCCACGGGGTGCAACGAGTTCTTTCCCAAATTAGAACACGTTGCAGAAAAGTGCCAGACTCGGGTAGACAGGTGTCCATTCCGCCCAGTGGGTGCGACCGCTTTCTCGGGTCGCCCGTTGTGGCAGCCTCGAGCATCAGGTGCGTGCGCGGTGTTCCCAAAACTGGAACGTGTTCTAGTATGGGGTGTGATCGTGCAGGGCACGAGCACACCCGTGACACCAGGAAGCGAGACCCACATGGCGGTGGACCAGGCCACACGGCACCAGATCGCCGATGCTCTATGGACAGCTGAGCGGACCGCGACCGCGATCGATCGGCCATCCGACGATCACGCGGGCCTCGACGTGGTGGATGCCTACGAGATCCAGCTCATCAACATCGGCAAGCGGCTCGACGCCGGTGCCGCCGTCGCCGGCCACAAGGTGGGTCTGGCGTCGGAGGCGATGCAGACGATGATGGGCGTCGACGAACCCGACTACGGGCATCTGCTCGACACCATGCGGTACTTCGAATCCACGCCCATCGATTTCCATGCGCTGTGTATCCCGCGTGTCGAGGTGGAGGTCGGATTCATCCTCGGCGAGGACCTGCCCGGTGAGGGCTGTACCCGTGAGGACGTGATCGCCGCGATCGAATGGGTGGTCCCGTCCATCGAACTCATCGACTCCCGGATCAAGGACTGGAAGATCACCCTCGTCGATACCATCGCCGACAATGCCTCATCGTGCGGCTGGATCCTCGGAGAGCAGCGGGTGGCGATGAGCGACATCGACGTCGGCGATATCGACGCCACCCTGACCCGCAACGGCGAGGTGGTGGCCAAGGGCAATTCGTCGGCGGTGCTGGGCAATCCGCTCAACTCGGTGTCGTGGCTGGCCAACAAGGTGTCGAGTTTCGGGGTGCGGCTGCGCAAGGGTGATGTGATCCTGCCCGGCACGGCCACCCGTGCCTTCGACATCGCCTCCGGCGACAACTTCGTCGCCGAGTTCGCCGGACTCGGCAGCGTCACCCTGGATTTCACGTGACCTCCTCGCCCGGCTTCCGCTCGTCGATGTCCCTCGCGTCGGTTGAGGTGCGAGGCCGCCCAGCGGGCGAGCCTCGCACCTCAACCGGCGGGGGAAGGGCGCCTCAACCAACAAGGGGAAGGGTGCCTTGGCCGGTGGGCGTGGCGGCAACACAAGGATTTTGGACAGAAGACTTCGATGGAGGTGAGGAACACATGGCCAAGACACTGACAGCCGCGATCATCGGATCGGGCAACATCGGTACGGACCTGATGTACAAACTCGAACGGTCCGAGGTGATCGATCCGCGCTGGATGGTCGGCATCGACGCCGACTCCGAGGGCATGAAACGGGCCGCCGACCGTGGGCTCATCACGATGTCCGGCGGCGCCGACGAACTGCTGGCCTCCGGTGAACTGCCGGATCTGATCTTTGAGGCGACCTCGGCGTATGTGCACCGCGAATACGCGCCCAAGTACGAGGCCGCCGGGATCGTCGCGATCGACCTGACCCCGGCCGCGGTCGGCCCGGCGGTGGTGCCGCCGGCCAACCTGCGTGAGCACCTGGACGCACCCAACACCAACATGATCACCTGCGGTGGGCAGGCCACCATCCCGATGGTGCACGCCGTGTCCGGCGTCGTGCCGGTGGAGTACGCCGAGATCGTCGCGTCGGTGTCGTCGGAATCGGCCGGGCCCGGAACCCGCGCCAACATCGACGAGTTCACCCGCACCACCGCCAAGGGGATCGAGACGATCGGCGGCGCCACCCGCGGCAAGGCCATCATCATCCTCAACCCGGCCGACCCGCCGATGATCATGCGCGACACCATCTTCTGCGCCATCCCCGCAGACGCCGACACCGACGCGATCGCCGAGGCGATCCACAAGCGGGAGAAGGAGATCCAGTCGTACGTTCCGGGTTACCGGCTACTGCAGGATCCGCAGTTCGATCCGCCGTCGGTGATCAACGGCGGCTACGCCCGGGTCAGCATCTTCGTCGAGGTCGAAGGCGCCGGTGACTTCCTGCCGCCGTATGCGGGCAACCTCGACATCATGACCGCCGCCGCCACCAAGGTCGGCGACGAAATCGCGAAAGCAAAGCTGGGAGTCTGAGCATGAGCACCGATCTGATGGCGAACGCGCGCAAGTATTCCGACACTCTCGAT contains:
- the kstD gene encoding 3-oxosteroid 1-dehydrogenase translates to MADANTPSTPTTGTSSTTGAADITGKPATAGEAGTTETYDVIVVGAGAAGMSAAITAAGKGLATILIEKSPYWGGSTSRSGGGVWIPNNSVLKNDGVDDTVAKAREYVHAIIGEHAPAAKIDAYIDRGPEALDFLMAHAPLEFEWVKNYSDYYPEAPGGRLAGRSIEPTPFDARRLGEDFKTLHPPYSKAPLNMVVLQSDYRWLNVGLRHWRGIARTARVGGRFFVAKSRKKKLIAMGAALAAELFLGVRQAGVPVKLNTGLTDLITEDGRVVGVVAESNGTPIELRARYGVILGSGGFENNPEMRKKYQRDPIGSDWTTGAPSNTGDGITAGLKIGAAVSMMDDAWWGPTIPLPKGPWFALSERAVPGTFMVNERGERFMNESLPYVEAVHRMYGGEFGQGEGPGVNVPAWLIMDQRCRNRYLFAGVNARQSLPRKWLESGVVVKAATLTELAGKIGVPVEALTATTERFNGFARAGVDEDFGRGKSGYDHYYGDPTNKPNPSLGPVDRAPFYAVKMVPGDLGTKGGIDTDAAGRALRPDGSVIDGLYAAGNTSAPVMGHTYAGPGATIGPALVFGYLAALDAAEKAGNPATSPAAKGA
- a CDS encoding 2-keto-4-pentenoate hydratase gives rise to the protein MAVDQATRHQIADALWTAERTATAIDRPSDDHAGLDVVDAYEIQLINIGKRLDAGAAVAGHKVGLASEAMQTMMGVDEPDYGHLLDTMRYFESTPIDFHALCIPRVEVEVGFILGEDLPGEGCTREDVIAAIEWVVPSIELIDSRIKDWKITLVDTIADNASSCGWILGEQRVAMSDIDVGDIDATLTRNGEVVAKGNSSAVLGNPLNSVSWLANKVSSFGVRLRKGDVILPGTATRAFDIASGDNFVAEFAGLGSVTLDFT
- a CDS encoding acetaldehyde dehydrogenase (acetylating), with translation MAKTLTAAIIGSGNIGTDLMYKLERSEVIDPRWMVGIDADSEGMKRAADRGLITMSGGADELLASGELPDLIFEATSAYVHREYAPKYEAAGIVAIDLTPAAVGPAVVPPANLREHLDAPNTNMITCGGQATIPMVHAVSGVVPVEYAEIVASVSSESAGPGTRANIDEFTRTTAKGIETIGGATRGKAIIILNPADPPMIMRDTIFCAIPADADTDAIAEAIHKREKEIQSYVPGYRLLQDPQFDPPSVINGGYARVSIFVEVEGAGDFLPPYAGNLDIMTAAATKVGDEIAKAKLGV